Proteins encoded in a region of the Caldisericia bacterium genome:
- a CDS encoding ribose-phosphate pyrophosphokinase produces MNDDFKVFTGNANPELARKVCEYLGISLGDIEVGRFADGEIKVIINENVRGKNVYLIQSTPPPSDNYMELFIVLDALKRASAENICAITPYYGYARQDRKTRGREPISAKLMANLIVASGATRFVAIDLHAGQIQGFFDIPSDNLTALPIFVDYFKGKNLSDVVVVSPDVGGVARARYLAERLNAPIAIFAKRRIKPDEVARMDLIGDVKGKNAIIIDDGIYTGGTLLNATEILIERGVKRVFAAATHGIFCKESLPRVCDSPIEEIVVTDTVKVPNGNVCGKLKILSVAPLIGEAIKRIQTHSSISELFK; encoded by the coding sequence ATGAATGATGATTTTAAAGTCTTTACTGGAAATGCCAATCCTGAACTTGCGAGAAAGGTTTGTGAATATTTAGGTATCTCCTTGGGAGATATAGAGGTAGGTAGGTTTGCTGATGGGGAAATAAAGGTCATTATCAATGAGAATGTTAGAGGAAAGAATGTCTATTTAATCCAATCTACACCTCCTCCATCAGATAACTACATGGAGTTATTCATTGTTCTTGATGCCTTAAAAAGGGCTTCTGCTGAAAATATATGCGCCATAACTCCCTACTATGGCTATGCAAGACAGGATAGGAAGACAAGAGGTAGAGAACCCATAAGTGCAAAACTTATGGCAAATCTGATTGTTGCCTCAGGCGCCACAAGATTTGTAGCAATAGATCTTCATGCAGGACAAATACAGGGATTTTTTGATATTCCTTCTGACAATCTCACAGCTCTTCCAATCTTTGTTGACTACTTTAAGGGTAAAAATCTAAGTGATGTGGTTGTTGTTTCTCCAGATGTTGGTGGTGTTGCGAGGGCAAGGTATCTTGCAGAGAGATTAAATGCTCCCATTGCAATTTTTGCAAAGAGGAGGATAAAACCTGATGAGGTGGCAAGGATGGATCTAATTGGGGATGTAAAGGGTAAGAATGCGATAATTATTGATGATGGGATATATACAGGTGGAACTCTCCTAAATGCAACAGAGATTCTTATAGAAAGGGGAGTAAAAAGAGTATTTGCAGCAGCAACGCACGGAATTTTCTGTAAGGAATCCCTTCCAAGGGTATGTGATTCTCCAATAGAGGAGATAGTTGTTACAGATACAGTTAAAGTTCCAAATGGTAATGTGTGTGGGAAATTAAAGATTCTCTCAGTTGCTCCCCTAATAGGAGAGGCAATAAAGAGAATTCAAACACATTCCTCTATAAGTGAGTTGTTCAAATGA